One part of the Planctomycetota bacterium genome encodes these proteins:
- a CDS encoding MoxR family ATPase, with protein sequence MVPADLHDKTVRLQANIERVFIGKPEAVRLVLVGLFAGGHILIEDVPGVGKTTLARALARSIRSSFRRIQFTPDLLPTDILGVPIYNEAEDCFIFKPGPIFANVVLADEINRTTPRTQSSLLEAMNEAQVSVDGATHPLPHPFIVLATQNPHEFEGTFPLPESQLDRFLMRIEIGYPSRDDERRVLATQRLANPLDTLEPVLDGPDVVALQAAVREVRVDDSISDYILEMVARSRQAPELEIGVSPRGGLALSRAAQALALLDGRGYVSPDDVKRLAVPVLAHRVIRRAALSAGKGATERQIIRQIVQATPVPV encoded by the coding sequence ATGGTCCCTGCCGATCTCCACGACAAGACGGTTCGCCTCCAGGCGAATATCGAGCGGGTGTTCATCGGCAAGCCCGAGGCGGTGCGCCTGGTGCTCGTGGGGCTGTTCGCCGGCGGCCACATCCTCATCGAGGACGTGCCCGGCGTGGGCAAGACCACGCTGGCCCGCGCGCTCGCCCGCTCGATCCGCAGCAGCTTCCGCCGCATCCAGTTCACGCCCGACCTCTTGCCCACCGACATCCTGGGCGTGCCGATCTACAACGAGGCCGAGGACTGCTTCATCTTCAAGCCCGGCCCGATCTTCGCCAACGTGGTGCTGGCCGACGAGATCAACCGCACCACGCCGCGCACCCAGAGCAGCCTGCTGGAGGCGATGAACGAGGCCCAGGTGTCGGTGGACGGCGCGACCCACCCCCTGCCGCACCCCTTCATCGTGCTGGCCACGCAGAACCCGCACGAGTTCGAGGGCACGTTTCCGCTGCCCGAGTCGCAGCTCGACCGCTTCCTCATGCGCATCGAGATCGGCTACCCCAGCCGCGACGACGAGCGGCGGGTGCTGGCGACGCAGCGCCTGGCCAACCCGCTGGACACCCTGGAGCCGGTGCTCGACGGCCCCGACGTGGTGGCCCTCCAGGCGGCGGTGCGCGAGGTGCGGGTGGACGACTCGATCTCCGATTACATCCTGGAGATGGTCGCGCGGTCGCGCCAGGCGCCCGAGCTGGAGATCGGCGTGAGCCCGCGGGGCGGGCTGGCGCTGTCGCGCGCGGCCCAGGCCCTGGCGCTCCTCGATGGCCGCGGCTACGTGTCGCCCGACGACGTGAAGCGCCTGGCCGTGCCCGTGCTCGCCCATCGCGTGATTCGCCGGGCGGCGCTCTCGGCCGGCAAGGGCGCCACCGAGCGCCAGATCATCCGCCAGATCGTCCAGGCCACCCCCGTGCCCGTGTGA
- a CDS encoding DUF58 domain-containing protein, translating to MGFFPAIAGLAAPVAEVDWRGVAQAVTAASLLVLLAIYAVSAWRRGQRSLAGQRITRSGVAFSLLTLAAALVALHTKINFLVLLFGMLLSALVLSFALSRATMRRLSFARALPEGVHAGTPFTVELRAANGKRWLASYCLAVRDELPEGLAAGRPGGVALVLRPRETLALSYTATAARRGVYPLRAVTYSTRFPFGLFHQGRSRPVPGELVVYPRLGVVSAELLGRARALALARHRSRGARGEEEFRDLREYRHGDNPRRIHWKTSAKLGKPLVREFESVASERALLLLDTRCPASGDERLEAAISFAASLARDLLHRGFALGLAAYAPDLVVVGPAQGAAGLRLLLEALARLEPAPARTLSELAAEPRVRAQGRLLAILAVRQADDDAAAAADLLRRQQPWVLMVDASAPSFADLFQLRHDGTSQDE from the coding sequence ATGGGCTTCTTCCCCGCCATCGCCGGGCTCGCCGCGCCTGTGGCCGAAGTGGATTGGCGCGGCGTGGCGCAGGCCGTCACCGCGGCATCGCTGCTCGTGCTGCTGGCGATCTACGCCGTGAGCGCCTGGCGGCGCGGCCAGCGCTCGCTGGCCGGCCAGCGCATCACGCGCTCGGGCGTGGCCTTCTCGCTGCTCACCCTGGCCGCCGCGCTCGTGGCGCTGCACACCAAGATCAACTTCCTCGTGCTGCTCTTCGGCATGCTGCTGTCGGCCCTGGTGCTGTCGTTCGCGCTCTCGCGGGCCACGATGCGGCGGCTGAGCTTCGCCCGGGCGCTGCCCGAGGGCGTGCACGCGGGCACGCCGTTCACGGTCGAACTCCGGGCCGCCAACGGCAAGCGCTGGCTCGCGTCGTATTGCCTGGCCGTGCGCGACGAGCTGCCCGAGGGCCTGGCCGCCGGGCGGCCGGGAGGCGTGGCCCTGGTGCTGCGGCCGCGCGAAACCCTCGCACTGTCCTACACGGCCACGGCGGCGCGGCGGGGCGTCTACCCGCTGCGCGCCGTCACCTACTCCACGCGCTTCCCCTTCGGGCTGTTCCATCAGGGACGCTCGCGGCCGGTCCCGGGCGAGCTGGTGGTCTATCCCCGGCTGGGCGTGGTGTCGGCGGAACTGCTCGGGCGCGCCCGGGCGCTGGCCCTGGCGCGCCACCGCTCGCGCGGGGCGCGCGGCGAGGAGGAGTTCCGCGACCTGCGCGAGTACCGCCACGGCGACAACCCGCGGCGCATCCACTGGAAGACCTCGGCCAAGCTCGGCAAGCCGCTCGTGCGCGAGTTCGAGTCCGTGGCCAGCGAGCGGGCCCTCCTGCTGCTTGACACGCGGTGCCCGGCCAGCGGCGACGAGCGGCTCGAGGCGGCCATCAGCTTCGCCGCCTCGCTGGCGCGCGACCTGCTGCACCGCGGCTTCGCCCTCGGCCTGGCCGCCTACGCGCCCGACCTCGTAGTCGTGGGCCCCGCCCAGGGCGCGGCGGGCCTGCGCCTGCTCCTCGAGGCGCTGGCGCGCCTCGAGCCCGCCCCCGCCCGCACCCTCTCGGAGCTCGCGGCCGAGCCGCGCGTGCGGGCCCAGGGGCGCCTCCTCGCCATCCTGGCCGTGCGCCAGGCCGACGACGATGCCGCGGCGGCCGCCGACCTGCTCCGGCGCCAGCAGCCCTGGGTCCTCATGGTGGACGCCTCGGCGCCGTCGTTCGCGGACCTCTTTCAACTCCGTCACGACGGCACGAGCCAGGACGAATAG